One Sus scrofa isolate TJ Tabasco breed Duroc chromosome 1, Sscrofa11.1, whole genome shotgun sequence DNA segment encodes these proteins:
- the LOC110259514 gene encoding uncharacterized protein LOC110259514 codes for MGQTVTTPLSLTLDHWTEVKSRAHNLSVQVKKGPWQTFCVSEWPTFDVGWPSEGTFNSEIILAVKAIIFQTGPGSHPDQEPYILTWQDLAEDPPPWVKPWLNKPRKPGPRILALGEKNKHSAKKVKPSPHIYPEIEEPPAWPEPQSVPPPPYPAQGAARGPSALLELRRWRDLLQGLGAGGAPPRSGQTRSRHYRCARRESLKIYRQALVAGLRGASRRPTNLAKDSQPWISERSFRDWKGYRRLSYVI; via the exons atgGGACAGACGGTGACGACCCCTCTTAGTTTGACTCTCGACCATTGGACTGAAGTTAAATCCAGGGCTCATAATTTGTCAGTTCAGGTTAAGAAGGGACCTTGGCAgactttctgtgtctctgaatgGCCGACATTCGATGTTGGATGGCCATCAGAGGGGACCTTTAATTCTGAGATTATCCTGGCtgttaaagcaattatttttcagactggACCCGGCTCTCATCCCGATCAGGAGCCCTATATCCTTACGTGGCAAGATTTGGCAGAGGATCCTCCGCCATGGGTTAAACCTTGGCTGAATAAGCCAAGAAAGCCAGGTCCCCGAATTCtggctcttggagagaaaaacaaacactcggCTAAAAAAGTCAAGCCCTCTCCTCATATCTACCCCGAGATTGAGGAGCCGCCGGCTTGGCCGGAACCCCaatctgttcccccacccccttatccGGCACAGGGTGCTGCGAGGGGaccctctgccctcctggagctccggCGGTGGAGGGACCTGCTGCAGGGACTCGGAGCCGGAGGGGCGCCACCCCGGAGCGGACAGACGAGATCGCGACATTACCGCTGCGCAC GTAGGGAGAGCTTGAAAATCTATCGCCAGGCTCTGGTGGCGGGTCTCCGGGGCGCCTCAAGACGGCCCACTAACTTGGCTAAG GACAGTCAGCCCTGGATATCAGAAAGAAGCTTCAGAGACTGGAAGGGTTACAGGAGGCTGAGTTACGTGATCTAG